The proteins below come from a single Perca flavescens isolate YP-PL-M2 chromosome 8, PFLA_1.0, whole genome shotgun sequence genomic window:
- the chst6 gene encoding carbohydrate sulfotransferase 6, translating into MPRCRVNLSTMIFLVILQGAAVVLFCGWYVQLSPCASAPSNGKVHILLLSSWRSGSSFVGQVFSQHPSVFYLMEPAWHVWTKLQKPGARALRMAVRDLLRSVFQCDLSVMEAYLPEQHNVSSLFMWSHSRALCSPPACPLTPRNQFSNQTRCVQTCDARGLQAVEDACGTYSHVVLKEVRFFELESLYPLLQDPSLDLRIIHLVRDPRAVVRSREESAKAFVSDNAVVLEQRSIPAAEVQYQVMQEICRSHVRINERAILKPPPFLKGRYKIVRYEDVARNPLQEITAMYDFVGLEMTRQLEEWIYRVTHGKGKGSKKEAFKITSRNAADVSQAWRSTMPHNKVRRIQEVCKGAMSLLGYRTVNSEKEQKRLDIDLLVPREPYQFSWLPAKTEHPSNG; encoded by the coding sequence ATGCCCCGCTGCAGAGTGAACCTCAGCACCATGATTTTCCTGGTGATCCTGCAGGGGGCGGCAGTGGTGCTGTTCTGCGGCTGGTACGTCCAGCTCAGTCCCTGCGCCTCTGCCCCCTCCAACGGCAAAGTTCACATTCTGCTGCTGTCCTCGTGGCGATCCGGCTCGTCCTTTGTGGGTCAGGTGTTCAGTCAGCACCCGTCCGTCTTCTATCTCATGGAGCCGGCTTGGCACGTGTGGACCAAACTGCAGAAACCCGGCGCACGGGCACTCCGGATGGCTGTGAGGGATCTATTACGGAGTGTATTTCAGTGCGACTTGTCCGTGATGGAGGCCTACCTGCCAGAGCAGCACAACGTGTCCTCCTTGTTTATGTGGAGCCACAGTAGAGCACTGTGCTCGCCGCCGGCCTGTCCGCTCACGCCACGCAACCAGTTCAGCAACCAGACCCGGTGCGTCCAGACATGTGATGCTCGCGGCCTGCAGGCCGTGGAGGACGCCTGTGGCACGTACAGTCACGTGGTGCTAAAAGAAGTGAGATTTTTTGAGCTGGAATCTCTCTACCCGCTCCTGCAGGACCCGAGCCTAGATCTCCGCATCATCCACCTGGTCCGGGACCCTCGGGCTGTGGTGCGATCCAGGGAGGAGTCAGCCAAAGCCTTCGTGAGCGACAACGCCGTTGTCTTGGAGCAGAGGAGCATTCCGGCTGCCGAGGTGCAGTATCAAGTCATGCAGGAGATCTGCCGTAGTCACGTGCGCATTAATGAGAGGGCCATCCTGAAGCCCCCGCCGTTTCTCAAAGGCCGCTACAAGATAGTCCGCTATGAGGACGTGGCGCGCAACCCACTCCAGGAGATCACTGCCATGTATGACTTTGTGGGCCTGGAGATGACCAGACAGTTGGAGGAATGGATCTACAGGGTGACGCACGGAAAAGGCAAAGGCTCCAAGAAAGAGGCCTTCAAAATCACTTCACGCAACGCTGCCGACGTCTCCCAGGCTTGGCGTTCCACGATGCCACACAACAAGGTCAGACGTATCCAGGAAGTGTGTAAAGGAGCCATGTCATTGCTCGGGTACAGGACGGTTAACAGTGAAAAAGAACAGAAGAGACTTGACATAGATCTACTTGTGCCACGGGAACCGTATCAGTTCAGCTGGTTGCCAGCTAAAACAGAGCATCCCAGTAATGGTTAA